In a single window of the Anas acuta chromosome 24, bAnaAcu1.1, whole genome shotgun sequence genome:
- the BTG2 gene encoding protein BTG2 — MSPRRGPPRPEMLPEIAAAVGFVSGLLRTRGCVSEQQLQVFSGALREALAEHYKHHWFPEKPFKGSGYRCIRINHKMDPIISKAASQIGLSLPQLYQLLPSELTLWVDPYEVSYRIGEDGSICVLYEATATKPGSSYGMLTCKNQMMFGRTSPSKNYIMTVSS, encoded by the exons ATGAGCCCCCggcgcggccccccccggcccgaGATGCTGCCCGAGATCGCCGCCGCCGTCGGTTTCGTCTCCGGTCTCCTGCGGACCCGGGGCTGTGTCAgcgagcagcagctgcaggtcttcagcggggcgctgcgggaggcgctggcag AGCACTACAAACACCACTGGTTTCCCGAGAAACCCTTCAAAGGCTCTGGCTACCGCTGCATCCGCATCAACCACAAAATGGACCCCATTATCAGCAAGGCAGCGAGCCAGATCGGACTCAGCCTCCCGCAGCTCTACCAGCTCCTGCCCAGCGAGCTCACGCTCTGGGTGGACCCCTACGAGGTCTCGTACCGCATCGGGGAGGACGGCTCCATCTGCGTCTTGTACGAGGCAACCGCCACGAAACCCGGGAGCTCCTACGGGATGCTCACCTGTAAGAACCAGATGATGTTCGGTCGCACCAGCCCTTCCAAAAACTACATCATGACTGTCTCCAGCTAA